The following proteins come from a genomic window of Deinococcus sp. KSM4-11:
- a CDS encoding MJ1477/TM1410 family putative glycoside hydrolase, with the protein MTTARLGLLALLLVACSSSGTAGTTFTPGPDAATRPERLAQARTWGYQLTGYGTGGLDPVRRSSFDLVVVDAGDDDGTPWTPADVGAAATRPTGGAARLMIGYLSIGAAENYRPYWQPDWNTNPPPWLLQEDPAWPGSFNVAYWNAAWQAIMLAQLDRVIESGFDGVYLDLVDAYEQNPQQPTARADMVRWVCTLAAHARARDPHFLIIPQNASELIRDPGYAPCVDALGNEETFVYAMNTPTEAARQTTLLSDYALWKARGKPVFAIDYADTEPLVTQTYARARADGLIPYVTIRDVDVLTPGR; encoded by the coding sequence TTGACCACTGCCCGCCTCGGCCTTCTGGCCCTGCTGCTCGTCGCCTGCTCCTCGTCGGGCACGGCCGGCACGACCTTCACGCCCGGGCCGGACGCCGCAACCCGCCCGGAACGCCTGGCCCAGGCCCGCACCTGGGGCTACCAGCTCACCGGCTACGGAACCGGCGGACTCGATCCCGTGCGTCGATCCAGCTTCGATCTGGTCGTCGTCGACGCCGGAGACGACGACGGCACCCCCTGGACGCCCGCGGACGTGGGTGCCGCTGCCACCCGCCCGACCGGAGGCGCGGCCCGGTTGATGATCGGGTACCTGAGCATCGGCGCGGCCGAGAACTACCGCCCTTACTGGCAGCCGGACTGGAACACGAACCCGCCACCATGGCTGCTCCAGGAGGATCCCGCGTGGCCCGGCAGCTTCAACGTGGCGTACTGGAACGCCGCCTGGCAGGCGATCATGCTCGCGCAGCTGGACCGGGTTATCGAGTCCGGGTTCGACGGCGTGTACCTCGACCTGGTGGACGCCTACGAACAGAACCCGCAGCAGCCGACCGCCCGCGCGGACATGGTGCGGTGGGTGTGTACGCTGGCGGCCCACGCCCGCGCCCGCGATCCGCACTTCCTGATCATTCCGCAGAATGCCTCCGAGCTGATCCGCGACCCCGGCTACGCACCCTGCGTGGACGCCCTGGGGAACGAGGAAACCTTCGTGTACGCCATGAACACGCCCACCGAAGCCGCCCGGCAGACCACCCTGCTCTCCGATTACGCGCTGTGGAAGGCGCGGGGCAAGCCCGTGTTCGCCATCGACTACGCCGACACGGAGCCGCTGGTCACGCAGACCTACGCCCGCGCCCGCGCCGACGGCCTGATTCCCTACGTCACGATCCGCGACGTGGACGTCCTGACTCCCGGCCGCTGA
- a CDS encoding zinc-dependent alcohol dehydrogenase family protein produces MRALLYTDFGTRPHVTTVPDPEPMPDGVVVEVGASGVCRSDWHGWMGHDPDITLPHVPGHELAGTVVAVGSQVRTFGVGDRVTVPFVAGCGRCESCRAGDPQVCHAQFQPGFTHWGSFAQYVALGYADQNLVRLPDTLDFATAASLGCRFATAFRALAQQGRLRGGEWVAVHGCGGVGLSAIMIARALGARVVAVDIDGEKLDLARTLGAEVTIDGRTTTDVPGAIHDATSGGAHLSLDALGHPQTLLNSVLGLRRRGRHVQVGLLLADHARPPVPMDRVIGWELELLGSHGMAAHTYGGMLGLIVSGQLNPAALIGRLIGLDDAADALTTMDAFQGTGVTVIDRF; encoded by the coding sequence ATGCGTGCCCTGCTCTACACCGACTTCGGAACTCGACCCCACGTGACCACCGTGCCCGATCCCGAGCCCATGCCCGACGGAGTGGTGGTCGAGGTCGGGGCCAGCGGCGTGTGCCGCAGCGACTGGCACGGCTGGATGGGCCACGACCCGGACATCACGCTGCCGCATGTGCCCGGTCATGAACTGGCGGGCACGGTCGTGGCCGTCGGGTCGCAGGTCCGGACCTTCGGCGTCGGCGACCGCGTCACCGTGCCCTTCGTTGCCGGCTGCGGCCGCTGCGAGTCCTGCCGCGCCGGTGACCCGCAGGTGTGTCATGCCCAGTTCCAGCCGGGCTTCACCCACTGGGGCTCCTTCGCACAGTACGTGGCGCTGGGCTACGCCGACCAGAACCTCGTGCGGCTGCCCGACACGCTCGACTTCGCCACGGCCGCCAGCCTCGGCTGCCGCTTCGCCACGGCCTTCCGCGCGCTGGCGCAGCAGGGCCGCCTGCGGGGGGGCGAATGGGTGGCGGTTCACGGCTGCGGCGGTGTGGGCCTCTCGGCCATCATGATCGCCCGAGCCCTGGGCGCACGGGTCGTCGCGGTCGATATCGACGGGGAGAAGCTCGACCTTGCCCGCACGCTCGGGGCAGAGGTCACCATCGACGGCCGTACGACCACCGACGTGCCCGGCGCCATCCATGACGCCACGTCGGGCGGGGCCCACCTGTCGCTGGACGCCCTGGGGCACCCGCAAACACTGCTGAACTCGGTGCTGGGCCTGCGCCGGCGGGGTCGACACGTCCAGGTGGGTCTGCTGCTGGCCGACCACGCGCGGCCCCCGGTGCCGATGGATCGGGTGATCGGCTGGGAACTGGAGCTGCTCGGCAGCCACGGCATGGCCGCCCACACCTACGGCGGCATGCTCGGCCTGATCGTGAGCGGGCAGCTCAACCCCGCCGCGCTGATCGGGCGGCTCATCGGTCTGGACGACGCGGCTGACGCCCTCACGACCATGGACGCCTTTCAGGGAACGGGCGTGACCGTCATCGACCGCTTCTAG
- a CDS encoding isoaspartyl peptidase/L-asparaginase family protein, with the protein MPTSDEHSSDPHRPVLAIHGGCGAIPRASLTPEANAAARNALRRALETGYALLDAGGSAVDAVAAAVQVMEDDPVFNAGYGAALNRAGVHELDASLMDGATGRAGAIAGARRIRHPVRVARALAEVSDPLLLIGEAADAWAGEHGFEPVENAFFTTPARQEALQKMLEREQSGTTAGATEQEKHGTVGAVALDRHGHLAAATSTGGYTAKPAGRVGDSPIIGAGTWADDRTCAISGTGKGELFIRVAAGHDLHARMLYGGQTLAQAAEELIHGTLTALGGGGAGLCAVDRHGNVVLPYNTEGMYRGFITGDQLYVAIHED; encoded by the coding sequence ATGCCCACGTCCGACGAACACAGCTCCGATCCGCACCGTCCCGTCCTCGCCATTCATGGAGGGTGCGGCGCGATCCCACGCGCGTCCCTCACCCCCGAGGCGAACGCCGCCGCCCGGAACGCCCTGAGACGCGCCCTGGAGACCGGGTACGCCCTGCTGGACGCCGGGGGCAGCGCGGTCGACGCGGTGGCGGCGGCCGTCCAGGTCATGGAAGACGACCCGGTCTTCAACGCGGGGTACGGGGCCGCCCTGAACCGCGCCGGCGTGCATGAACTCGACGCCTCGCTGATGGACGGCGCGACCGGGCGGGCCGGGGCCATTGCCGGCGCGCGGCGCATCCGCCATCCGGTGCGGGTGGCCCGCGCCCTGGCCGAGGTGTCCGATCCCCTGCTCCTGATCGGCGAGGCCGCCGACGCGTGGGCCGGCGAACATGGGTTTGAACCGGTCGAGAACGCCTTCTTCACCACGCCCGCCCGCCAGGAGGCCCTCCAGAAGATGCTGGAGCGTGAGCAGTCGGGCACCACGGCGGGCGCGACCGAGCAGGAGAAACACGGCACCGTGGGCGCGGTCGCCCTCGACCGGCACGGGCACCTGGCCGCCGCGACGTCCACCGGCGGGTACACGGCCAAACCGGCCGGGCGGGTGGGCGATTCCCCGATCATCGGGGCGGGCACCTGGGCGGACGACCGCACCTGCGCCATATCCGGCACGGGCAAGGGGGAGCTGTTCATCCGCGTGGCTGCCGGGCACGACCTGCACGCCCGCATGCTGTACGGGGGGCAGACGCTCGCGCAGGCCGCCGAGGAGCTGATCCACGGCACGCTGACGGCGCTGGGGGGCGGAGGGGCGGGCCTGTGCGCGGTGGACCGGCACGGGAACGTGGTGCTTCCCTACAACACGGAGGGCATGTACCGGGGCTTCATCACCGGGGACCAGCTGTACGTCGCCATTCACGAGGACTGA
- a CDS encoding SDR family NAD(P)-dependent oxidoreductase produces the protein MTEPTGTVPAASASSLPGRVAIVTGASSGIGQATAHALAQAAARVVVADVNADGGEGTAQAIRDAGGDAVFIPCDVADAAQVEGLVTQTVNRYGGLDILVNNAGISGGAGLLHDLDVDTWDRVIGVNLRGPFLCAKYALPHLMERRGVIVNVASTYGLIGAPLAPAYCASKGGVVTLTRQLAVDYGPHGVRVNAVCPGYVDTDMGGGRARLGPDAQAAANARREAAAARQPIGRQAHVDEIARVIAFLASDASSFMTGSIVTVDGGCTTTFNHG, from the coding sequence ATGACTGAACCTACCGGAACTGTTCCTGCGGCCTCCGCCTCCTCACTGCCAGGCCGGGTGGCGATCGTTACCGGCGCGTCGTCCGGGATTGGTCAGGCGACTGCCCACGCCCTGGCGCAGGCCGCGGCGCGTGTGGTCGTGGCCGACGTGAACGCGGACGGGGGCGAGGGCACCGCGCAAGCCATCCGGGACGCGGGCGGCGACGCCGTGTTCATCCCCTGCGATGTGGCCGACGCCGCGCAGGTCGAGGGCCTGGTGACGCAGACCGTGAACCGCTACGGCGGACTGGACATCCTCGTGAACAACGCGGGCATCTCCGGCGGCGCGGGCCTGCTGCACGACCTCGACGTGGATACCTGGGACCGGGTCATTGGGGTGAACCTGCGCGGTCCCTTCCTGTGCGCCAAATATGCCCTGCCGCACCTGATGGAACGCCGGGGCGTGATCGTGAACGTCGCCTCCACCTACGGCCTGATCGGCGCGCCGCTGGCCCCCGCGTACTGCGCATCGAAGGGGGGCGTGGTGACCCTGACCCGTCAGCTCGCCGTGGACTACGGTCCGCACGGCGTCCGGGTGAACGCCGTGTGCCCCGGCTACGTGGACACCGACATGGGCGGGGGCCGCGCCCGCCTGGGGCCGGACGCCCAGGCCGCCGCGAACGCTCGCCGTGAGGCGGCCGCCGCCCGCCAGCCGATCGGCCGCCAGGCGCACGTGGACGAGATCGCCCGCGTGATCGCCTTCCTCGCCTCGGACGCCAGCTCGTTCATGACCGGCTCGATCGTCACGGTGGACGGCGGCTGCACCACGACCTTCAACCACGGCTGA
- a CDS encoding SDR family NAD(P)-dependent oxidoreductase, translating into MTRSHSELKLSGKVALVTGASSGIGEATARALDAEGAAVVLVARRRERLDALAEELRRDGGQASVIVADLSDPAQARAAVTQAVTTHGRLDILVNNAGLMLLGPVADADPTDWQRMMDLNVLALMHCTQAAVQAMTPQGTGHIVNISSVSGRGAGPTSAGYSATKWAVGGFSEGLRQEVRLLGLRVTVIEPGVVATELTDHITHTATKDAYEGRIKQMTPLEPEDIAAAVVYATTQPPRVNVNEILIRPLDQG; encoded by the coding sequence ATGACCCGTTCCCATTCCGAATTGAAACTGTCCGGCAAGGTCGCGCTGGTGACCGGCGCGTCCAGCGGGATCGGCGAGGCGACCGCCCGCGCCCTGGATGCCGAGGGCGCCGCCGTCGTCCTGGTCGCCCGCCGCCGCGAGCGGCTGGACGCGCTGGCCGAGGAGCTCCGCCGCGACGGAGGACAGGCATCGGTCATCGTCGCCGACCTGTCCGACCCGGCGCAGGCCCGCGCCGCCGTGACGCAGGCCGTGACCACCCATGGGCGGCTCGACATCCTGGTGAACAACGCCGGGCTGATGCTGCTCGGCCCGGTCGCGGACGCCGATCCCACCGACTGGCAGCGCATGATGGATCTGAACGTGCTGGCCCTGATGCACTGTACGCAGGCCGCCGTGCAGGCCATGACGCCGCAGGGCACAGGGCACATCGTGAACATCTCCTCGGTGTCCGGGCGCGGCGCCGGACCGACCAGCGCGGGCTACAGCGCGACCAAATGGGCGGTGGGCGGGTTCAGCGAGGGCCTGCGGCAGGAAGTCCGGCTCCTGGGCCTCCGCGTGACGGTGATCGAGCCGGGCGTGGTCGCCACGGAACTCACCGATCACATCACGCACACGGCCACCAAGGACGCCTACGAGGGCCGCATCAAGCAGATGACGCCGCTGGAACCGGAGGACATCGCCGCCGCCGTGGTATACGCGACGACCCAGCCGCCGCGCGTCAACGTGAACGAGATCCTGATCCGCCCGCTCGACCAGGGCTGA
- a CDS encoding carboxypeptidase M32, with amino-acid sequence MTQTTSTEFARLSAEINDLLCVLNLLTWDARTQMPPGGSATRGQQMATISSLARERTLDPAFERAAQADSDNPAAAQALEAIAALRRVPDTLTRDLATLKSQAQDVWTRAKAASDFAAFAPMLTRMVDLNRQLADALGYQDHPYDALLNLYEPGLTGQALTPLFAQLRAHHVALLERITAKSAPRTDFLRRHYPAQEQKAFSLAAAVRFGYDVTRGRLDESAHPFEISFTRQDVRITTRFQEQFLSGALFGTLHETGHALYEQGVDPALTRTLLASDLTGLYAVGGASYGTHESQSRLWENRIGRSRAYWEQHYASLQAAFPEQLGDISLDAFHRAVNEVRPSLIRVEADELTYDLHIMLRVELERALIGGELDVADLPAAWNARVKADLGLDVPDDAHGVLQDIHWSSGLFGSFPTYTVGNIMASQFYDAALAGLPELEAQLARGEYAPLRGWLTEHVYRHGRTYTPHELLMRATGRGLDPQPYLDYLTGKFTALYELDAQEATA; translated from the coding sequence ATGACCCAGACCACATCCACCGAATTCGCGCGTCTCAGCGCCGAGATCAACGACCTGCTGTGCGTCCTGAACCTGCTCACCTGGGACGCCCGCACGCAGATGCCGCCCGGTGGGAGCGCCACGCGCGGGCAGCAGATGGCGACCATCTCCAGTCTCGCGCGGGAACGGACGCTCGACCCGGCCTTCGAGCGGGCCGCGCAGGCCGACTCGGACAACCCGGCGGCCGCCCAGGCGCTGGAGGCCATCGCGGCGCTGAGGCGCGTACCGGACACGCTGACCCGCGACCTGGCCACGCTGAAGTCCCAGGCGCAGGACGTGTGGACGCGGGCGAAGGCCGCCAGCGACTTCGCGGCCTTCGCACCCATGCTGACGCGCATGGTCGATCTCAACCGGCAGCTCGCGGACGCGCTCGGCTACCAGGATCACCCGTATGACGCGCTGCTGAATCTGTACGAGCCGGGCCTGACTGGCCAGGCACTCACCCCGCTGTTCGCCCAGTTGCGGGCCCATCACGTGGCGCTGCTGGAGCGGATCACGGCGAAGTCTGCGCCACGCACCGATTTCCTGCGGCGGCACTACCCAGCGCAGGAGCAGAAGGCCTTCTCGCTGGCGGCGGCCGTGCGCTTCGGCTATGACGTGACGCGCGGCCGGCTCGACGAATCCGCGCACCCGTTCGAGATCAGTTTCACGCGCCAGGACGTGCGGATCACCACGCGCTTCCAGGAGCAGTTCCTGAGTGGCGCGCTGTTCGGCACGCTGCATGAGACCGGGCACGCGCTGTACGAGCAGGGCGTCGATCCGGCCCTGACCCGGACGCTCCTCGCCAGCGACCTGACCGGCCTGTACGCGGTGGGCGGCGCGAGTTACGGCACGCACGAAAGTCAGTCCCGGCTGTGGGAGAACCGCATCGGCCGTTCGCGGGCGTACTGGGAGCAGCACTACGCGTCCCTTCAGGCCGCCTTCCCGGAACAGCTCGGAGACATTTCCCTGGACGCCTTCCACCGCGCCGTGAACGAGGTGCGGCCCAGCCTGATCCGGGTGGAGGCCGATGAGCTCACCTACGACCTGCACATCATGCTGCGCGTGGAGCTGGAACGCGCCCTGATCGGCGGCGAGCTGGACGTGGCTGACCTGCCGGCCGCGTGGAACGCCCGCGTGAAGGCCGATCTGGGGCTGGACGTGCCGGACGACGCTCACGGGGTGTTGCAGGACATCCACTGGTCATCGGGACTGTTCGGGTCCTTCCCCACGTACACGGTCGGGAACATCATGGCCTCGCAGTTCTACGACGCGGCGCTGGCCGGGCTGCCGGAGCTGGAGGCGCAGCTCGCCCGCGGCGAGTACGCCCCCCTGCGCGGGTGGCTCACCGAGCACGTCTACCGCCACGGCCGCACGTATACGCCGCATGAACTGCTGATGCGCGCCACCGGGCGCGGCCTCGACCCGCAGCCGTACCTGGACTACCTCACCGGTAAATTCACCGCCCTCTACGAGCTGGATGCCCAGGAGGCCACCGCATGA
- a CDS encoding RraA family protein, which produces MSGPNLLALADQLAAALPGRDLTCDLSDLLGHSGGLSSDFRPLWPGATFAGPAVTVRTVGTNLGTVYRAIGSAPPGSVLVIDTHGIRHSAFWGENTTRAALERGVRAAVIGGACRDVAAIRRLGFPVVSTGHTPQAGLRDDEGEVAVPVSIGGVPVLPGDLIVGDDNGVVVVPAAEAPRVVNAVLAELVQATLSEQRGTL; this is translated from the coding sequence ATGAGTGGTCCGAACCTGCTCGCGCTGGCCGACCAGCTGGCGGCGGCTCTGCCCGGCCGCGACCTGACCTGCGACCTGAGCGACCTGCTCGGCCACAGCGGCGGCCTGAGCAGCGACTTCCGCCCGCTGTGGCCCGGCGCGACCTTCGCTGGCCCAGCGGTCACAGTGCGCACGGTGGGTACCAATCTGGGCACGGTCTACCGGGCGATCGGCAGTGCCCCACCCGGCAGCGTGCTCGTGATCGACACGCACGGCATCCGGCACTCGGCCTTCTGGGGCGAGAACACGACCCGCGCCGCCCTGGAACGCGGCGTGCGGGCGGCCGTCATCGGCGGCGCGTGCCGCGACGTGGCGGCCATCCGTCGCCTCGGCTTTCCGGTGGTCAGCACCGGCCACACGCCCCAGGCCGGTCTGCGCGACGACGAGGGTGAGGTCGCGGTGCCGGTATCGATCGGCGGCGTGCCCGTGCTGCCCGGCGACCTGATCGTCGGGGACGACAACGGCGTCGTGGTGGTGCCGGCCGCCGAGGCGCCTCGGGTGGTGAACGCCGTCCTGGCCGAGCTCGTGCAGGCCACGCTCTCCGAACAACGAGGAACCCTATGA
- a CDS encoding dipeptidase, with translation MTRTAPPRWPDARPGAAPLPAGLEGTLALLRERAEESLAELVEFGGIPSVSAQSGHAPDMQRAAQWLAGRLERAGLQGVTLWPTTGHPAVYGEWLGAAGAPTVLVYGHYDVQPPEPLELWHTPPFTPTVVGDRLYGRGVSDDKGPLLLTVQTADALLNATGRLPLNVKFLFEGEEEVGSAHLPALVAQRAAELSADFVISADGGMWSADFPSLTVSGRGITALEFTVHGPAHDLHSGRHGGSVHNPLHAAAALVASLHDAHGRVGVPGFYDGVQELGADDRAALGTLPFSDAAYLEQTGAPAVYGEAGYSTLERQWHRPTVEVNGLWGGYTGEGSKTVLPAEAHVKLTCRLVPGQEPERVNQLLREHLTAHTPPGIRLDFLPSDHHASAYALPARHPARVAARQVLQDVYGQAPLEVGMGGSIPILETFQSVLGLDSVLFSFAVGDENIHAPNEFFRIPRLYEGQEAWARLWWALGTGA, from the coding sequence GTGACCCGCACGGCACCACCGCGCTGGCCGGACGCGCGGCCCGGCGCGGCCCCGCTGCCCGCTGGCCTGGAGGGCACGCTGGCCCTGCTGCGCGAGCGGGCGGAAGAGTCGCTGGCGGAACTGGTCGAGTTCGGCGGCATCCCGAGTGTCAGCGCGCAGTCTGGGCATGCCCCGGACATGCAGCGGGCCGCGCAGTGGCTGGCTGGCCGCCTGGAGCGTGCCGGCCTGCAGGGCGTGACGCTGTGGCCGACCACCGGGCATCCCGCCGTGTACGGCGAGTGGCTGGGCGCCGCGGGCGCCCCGACGGTGCTGGTGTACGGGCATTACGACGTGCAGCCGCCGGAACCGCTGGAGCTGTGGCACACCCCGCCCTTCACGCCGACGGTGGTGGGTGACCGGCTGTACGGCCGGGGCGTGAGCGACGACAAGGGACCGCTGCTGCTGACCGTGCAGACCGCCGACGCCCTCCTGAACGCCACGGGCCGCCTGCCGCTGAACGTAAAGTTCCTGTTCGAGGGCGAAGAGGAGGTCGGGAGCGCGCACCTGCCCGCGCTGGTGGCGCAGCGGGCGGCGGAACTGAGCGCGGACTTCGTGATCAGCGCCGACGGCGGCATGTGGAGCGCGGACTTCCCCTCGCTGACCGTCAGTGGACGGGGCATCACGGCGCTGGAATTCACGGTGCACGGCCCGGCGCACGACCTGCATTCCGGCCGGCACGGCGGCAGTGTCCACAACCCGCTGCACGCGGCGGCGGCGCTGGTCGCCAGCCTGCACGACGCACACGGCCGGGTGGGCGTGCCCGGCTTCTACGACGGCGTGCAGGAACTCGGGGCCGATGACCGCGCGGCCCTGGGTACTCTCCCCTTTTCGGACGCGGCCTACCTGGAGCAGACGGGCGCACCGGCCGTGTACGGCGAGGCCGGGTATTCCACGCTGGAACGCCAGTGGCACCGCCCGACCGTCGAAGTGAACGGCCTGTGGGGCGGGTATACCGGCGAGGGCAGCAAGACGGTGCTGCCCGCCGAGGCCCACGTGAAACTCACCTGCCGGCTGGTGCCGGGTCAGGAACCGGAGCGCGTCAACCAGCTCCTCCGGGAGCACCTGACGGCCCACACGCCGCCGGGCATCCGCCTGGACTTCCTTCCCAGCGACCACCACGCCAGCGCGTATGCCCTGCCCGCCAGGCATCCCGCCCGCGTGGCCGCGCGTCAGGTGCTCCAGGACGTCTACGGCCAGGCACCGCTGGAGGTCGGAATGGGCGGCTCGATTCCCATCCTGGAGACCTTCCAGTCGGTGCTGGGGCTGGACTCGGTGCTGTTCTCCTTCGCGGTGGGCGATGAGAACATCCACGCGCCGAACGAATTCTTCCGCATTCCGCGCCTGTACGAGGGCCAGGAAGCGTGGGCGCGGCTCTGGTGGGCGCTCGGCACCGGCGCGTGA
- a CDS encoding SDR family NAD(P)-dependent oxidoreductase, which produces MNIEFKGQTVIVTGAGHGFGRAIALAFAWEGAAVWACDVNTEGLGETARLAAHDGLTVQTRAVDVTDRGAVAAFVTEVAGATGRVDVLVNNAGGVLGQVGRPLEEISETDWRTIFAVNVDGAFNFVQAAAPHMKRQQSGRIVNISSGAGLGISLTGIQAYASAKAAQIGLTRQLAHELGEWGITVNNVAPGFVRSNPTTERQWESYGEEGQRKLVQNIALKRLGTPDDIASAVLFFASKQAGWISGQVLSVDGGK; this is translated from the coding sequence GTGAACATCGAATTCAAAGGGCAGACAGTGATCGTGACCGGCGCCGGGCACGGCTTCGGACGGGCCATCGCGCTGGCGTTCGCGTGGGAAGGCGCCGCCGTCTGGGCGTGCGATGTGAACACCGAGGGGCTGGGCGAGACGGCCCGGCTGGCCGCCCACGACGGCCTGACGGTTCAGACCCGAGCGGTGGACGTCACGGATCGGGGGGCGGTGGCGGCCTTCGTGACCGAGGTGGCCGGGGCGACCGGTCGGGTGGACGTCCTCGTGAACAACGCGGGCGGCGTGCTGGGCCAGGTGGGCCGCCCGCTGGAGGAGATCAGCGAGACCGACTGGCGCACCATCTTCGCCGTGAACGTGGATGGCGCCTTCAACTTCGTGCAGGCCGCCGCGCCGCACATGAAACGCCAGCAGTCCGGGCGGATCGTGAACATCTCCAGCGGCGCGGGCCTGGGCATCAGCCTGACGGGCATCCAGGCCTACGCCAGTGCGAAGGCCGCGCAGATCGGCCTGACGAGACAGCTCGCGCATGAGCTGGGCGAATGGGGCATCACCGTGAACAACGTCGCGCCGGGCTTCGTGCGCAGCAACCCCACCACCGAGCGCCAGTGGGAGAGTTACGGCGAGGAAGGGCAGCGCAAACTGGTGCAGAACATCGCCCTGAAGCGGCTGGGCACTCCAGACGACATCGCCAGCGCGGTGCTGTTCTTCGCGTCGAAGCAGGCCGGCTGGATCAGCGGTCAGGTGCTCAGCGTGGACGGCGGCAAGTGA
- a CDS encoding ketopantoate reductase family protein has protein sequence MSAAGEDDQQRVLIWGAGAIGGTIGAYLIQAGVDVTFVDVAEDHVQAIRAGGLQITGQFGDFTVPAPAYTPEDLSGQWPLALLCTKAQDTRSAGEALAPHVTEDGVVVSVQNGLNPLILNDIFGAGRVLGSFVNFGADYLGPGVVTYAGRGAVVVGEQDGELTDRARKVHALLRQFEPMAVLSQNIMGYLWSKLGYGALLFATAVTDDGIADALARPDNREMYIELGREVMRVARAHGVTPEGFNGFDPAAFLPGASDVQARASMEAMVAFNRRSAKTHSGIWRDLSVRKRRTEVDAQVGWVVHFGQEHGVPTPLSALLVQLIHDIEDGRRTLDPAGEDGPNMQALRAAIPEVTA, from the coding sequence ATGAGCGCGGCCGGCGAGGACGATCAGCAACGCGTCCTGATCTGGGGCGCAGGCGCGATCGGCGGCACCATCGGGGCCTACCTGATCCAGGCGGGCGTGGACGTGACCTTCGTGGACGTGGCCGAGGATCACGTCCAGGCCATCCGTGCCGGTGGACTGCAGATCACCGGTCAGTTCGGTGACTTCACGGTGCCGGCCCCGGCCTACACCCCGGAGGACCTGTCCGGGCAGTGGCCGCTGGCGCTGCTGTGCACCAAGGCGCAGGACACCCGGTCGGCGGGCGAGGCGCTCGCGCCGCACGTGACGGAGGACGGGGTGGTCGTGTCCGTGCAGAACGGCCTGAACCCGCTGATCCTGAACGACATCTTCGGCGCCGGGCGCGTGCTGGGCTCCTTCGTGAACTTCGGCGCGGATTACCTGGGGCCGGGCGTCGTGACCTACGCGGGACGCGGCGCCGTCGTGGTGGGCGAGCAGGATGGCGAACTGACGGATCGTGCCCGCAAGGTACACGCGCTGCTGCGGCAGTTCGAGCCGATGGCGGTGCTCAGCCAGAACATCATGGGCTACCTGTGGAGCAAGCTCGGGTACGGTGCGCTGCTGTTCGCGACCGCCGTGACGGACGACGGGATCGCCGACGCGCTGGCCCGGCCGGACAACCGGGAGATGTACATCGAACTCGGCCGTGAGGTCATGCGGGTCGCGCGGGCGCACGGCGTCACTCCGGAGGGCTTCAACGGCTTCGACCCGGCGGCGTTCCTGCCGGGCGCGAGCGACGTGCAGGCGCGGGCCAGCATGGAGGCCATGGTCGCCTTCAACCGCCGCAGCGCCAAGACGCACAGCGGCATCTGGCGGGACCTGTCGGTGCGCAAGCGCCGCACGGAGGTGGACGCGCAGGTCGGCTGGGTGGTGCACTTCGGGCAGGAGCACGGCGTGCCCACCCCGCTGAGCGCCCTGCTGGTGCAGCTCATCCATGACATCGAGGACGGGCGGCGCACGCTGGACCCCGCTGGTGAGGACGGTCCGAACATGCAGGCCCTGCGCGCCGCCATCCCGGAGGTGACCGCGTGA
- a CDS encoding creatininase family protein yields MTPIEQMNWMQVEQYLQHDDRCVLPLGSTEQHAYLSLAVDNILPSKLAYEAAGPLDIPVFPVLPYGITPYFRGYPGSVTLRVDTYLSVVRDILDGLYEQGFRRILIVNGHGGNSPALGLSGEWMADHPGAQVKFHNWWNAPRVWAQVQATDSNASHASWMENFPWTRLGGVTMPDVEKPAVNLDRLRLLSPQALRNYLGEGNYGGRFQRPDADMQAIWDVAVQETRDLLDGGWVE; encoded by the coding sequence ATGACCCCGATTGAACAGATGAACTGGATGCAGGTCGAGCAGTACCTCCAGCACGACGACCGCTGCGTCCTGCCGCTGGGCAGCACCGAGCAGCACGCCTACCTGAGCCTCGCGGTGGACAACATCCTGCCCTCGAAACTGGCCTATGAGGCCGCCGGACCGCTGGACATTCCGGTCTTCCCGGTGCTGCCCTACGGCATCACGCCGTATTTCCGGGGCTATCCGGGCAGCGTGACCCTGCGCGTGGACACCTACCTGAGCGTGGTTCGCGACATTCTGGACGGCCTGTACGAGCAGGGCTTCCGGCGCATCCTGATCGTGAACGGCCACGGCGGGAACTCGCCGGCGCTGGGCCTCTCCGGTGAGTGGATGGCGGACCATCCGGGCGCGCAGGTCAAGTTCCACAACTGGTGGAACGCGCCGCGCGTGTGGGCGCAGGTGCAAGCGACCGACTCGAACGCCAGCCATGCCTCGTGGATGGAGAACTTCCCGTGGACGCGCTTAGGCGGCGTGACCATGCCCGACGTCGAGAAGCCCGCCGTCAACCTCGACCGGCTGCGGCTGCTCTCCCCCCAGGCGCTGCGCAACTACCTGGGCGAGGGCAATTACGGTGGCCGCTTCCAGCGGCCGGACGCCGACATGCAGGCCATCTGGGACGTGGCAGTGCAGGAAACCCGTGACCTGCTGGACGGCGGGTGGGTGGAATGA